One window from the genome of Epinephelus moara isolate mb chromosome 5, YSFRI_EMoa_1.0, whole genome shotgun sequence encodes:
- the clta gene encoding clathrin light chain A isoform X2 has translation MDDFDMLNAPAAGNGVGSEEDPAAAFLAQQESEIAGIENDEGFSILDSGEVPSSLGDPNDGAVNGELHGESNGPSDAYAAISNADRLQAEPESLRKWREEQSERLELLDENSRKQESEWKEKAKVELEEWHARQNEQLEKTKSNNRAAEEAMISDLDENNPGTEWERVARLCDFNPKSSKQAKDVSRMRSVLISLKQSPLVR, from the exons ATGGATGATTTTGACATGCTGAACGCGCCCGCCGCTGGGAACGGTGTCGGGTCGGAGGAGGACCCCGCTGCCGCCTTCTTAGCCCAGCAGGAGAGCGAGATCGCGGGGATTGAAAACGACGAAGGCTTCAGCATCCTGGACAGCGGAGAGGTCCCCTCGTCGCTTGGAGACCCTAACG ATGGTGCTGTCAATGGAGAGCTTCATGGG GAAAGCAACGGTCCATCAGACGCCTATGCAGCAATTTCCAATGCAGACCGGCTGCAGGCAGAACCTGAAAGCCTACGCAAGTGGAGAGAGGAGCAAAGTGAACGGCTGGAGTTGCTAG ATGAAAATTCTCGCAAGCAGGAGTCAGAGTGGAAGGAGAAAGCCAAGGTGGAGCTGGAAGAGTGGCACGCCAGGCAGAACGAGCAGCTGGAGAAAACCAAATCCAACAACAG GGCGGCTGAGGAGGCCATGATTTCAGATCTGGACGAGAACAACCCCGGCACGGAGTGGGAGCGGGTGGCTCGGCTCTGCGACTTCAACCCCAAGTCCAGCAAGCAGGCCAAAGACGTGTCCCGCATGCGCTCGGTCCTCATCTCCCTGAAGCAGTCCCCGCTAGTCCGTTAG
- the clta gene encoding clathrin light chain A isoform X1: MDDFDMLNAPAAGNGVGSEEDPAAAFLAQQESEIAGIENDEGFSILDSGEVPSSLGDPNDGAVNGELHGESNGPSDAYAAISNADRLQAEPESLRKWREEQSERLELLDENSRKQESEWKEKAKVELEEWHARQNEQLEKTKSNNRVLDEDFYKQPFSELIGYVTHINHPCYRLDQAAEEAMISDLDENNPGTEWERVARLCDFNPKSSKQAKDVSRMRSVLISLKQSPLVR, translated from the exons ATGGATGATTTTGACATGCTGAACGCGCCCGCCGCTGGGAACGGTGTCGGGTCGGAGGAGGACCCCGCTGCCGCCTTCTTAGCCCAGCAGGAGAGCGAGATCGCGGGGATTGAAAACGACGAAGGCTTCAGCATCCTGGACAGCGGAGAGGTCCCCTCGTCGCTTGGAGACCCTAACG ATGGTGCTGTCAATGGAGAGCTTCATGGG GAAAGCAACGGTCCATCAGACGCCTATGCAGCAATTTCCAATGCAGACCGGCTGCAGGCAGAACCTGAAAGCCTACGCAAGTGGAGAGAGGAGCAAAGTGAACGGCTGGAGTTGCTAG ATGAAAATTCTCGCAAGCAGGAGTCAGAGTGGAAGGAGAAAGCCAAGGTGGAGCTGGAAGAGTGGCACGCCAGGCAGAACGAGCAGCTGGAGAAAACCAAATCCAACAACAG GGTGCTGGATGAAGACTTCTACAAGCAGCCCTTCTCTGAGCTCATTGGTTATGT CACACACATTAACCATCCTTGCTACCGCCTAGACCA GGCGGCTGAGGAGGCCATGATTTCAGATCTGGACGAGAACAACCCCGGCACGGAGTGGGAGCGGGTGGCTCGGCTCTGCGACTTCAACCCCAAGTCCAGCAAGCAGGCCAAAGACGTGTCCCGCATGCGCTCGGTCCTCATCTCCCTGAAGCAGTCCCCGCTAGTCCGTTAG